In Brevibacterium zhoupengii, the following are encoded in one genomic region:
- a CDS encoding TRAP transporter large permease, with amino-acid sequence MNPNTDSTAAGPTPDGQTPESLTPNGSTLLPSGSRRKRPGYLGLTIGFGLVIVCLIGLFTSPSAAVGGTWCIAMMLVLLFLSVPVAIALSVPSIIGVYAVSGIPATMNILSTAPFSAVSDWTLSVLPMFIFMGMLLTQSGLSTKVYRVADHWFSWLPGGIGIGTNFAGAGLSAVTGSTIGMTYALGRAGIPEMLKAGYDKRMAVGTIMVSGMTGNLIPPSILMVIYAGIASVPVGPALMAGALPGILLAVCFAVFILGLGVVFPKLVGRGVEGVERTSPTWRQRFTSLGGIWGFPVILVVLFGGMFSGIFTPTEAGAAAALCSVLLCLWEKRGDGPWKKVAESALATVSATSAIFFIMIGATMLTSLLAITGVAPILTGFITDLGLSTLGFLLVLILLYIIMGMFFDTMSMMLLTIPILLPTLETMGVSPLWFGVFVVLLGEFGMVTPPVGIIPYIIHSIVKDKAVNVGTTITLRDIFISLLWFLPVAVVFLILLVAVPGMTEWLPDLIENTSGTGG; translated from the coding sequence GTGAACCCAAATACTGATTCCACCGCCGCCGGCCCGACACCCGATGGCCAGACACCCGAGAGCCTCACGCCCAACGGCTCCACCCTGCTGCCTTCTGGATCCCGCCGGAAGCGGCCCGGCTACCTCGGGCTGACAATCGGCTTCGGGCTCGTCATCGTCTGCCTGATCGGACTGTTCACCAGCCCCTCGGCGGCGGTCGGTGGGACCTGGTGCATCGCCATGATGCTCGTCCTGCTGTTCCTATCGGTGCCTGTCGCCATCGCCTTGTCCGTGCCGTCCATCATCGGCGTGTACGCGGTCAGCGGCATCCCCGCGACCATGAACATCCTCTCCACAGCACCCTTCAGCGCGGTCTCGGACTGGACGCTGAGCGTGCTGCCGATGTTCATCTTCATGGGCATGCTGCTGACCCAATCCGGACTCTCGACAAAGGTCTACCGGGTGGCCGATCACTGGTTCAGCTGGCTACCCGGAGGAATCGGCATAGGCACGAACTTCGCCGGGGCAGGACTCTCAGCTGTGACGGGTTCGACCATCGGCATGACCTACGCGCTGGGCCGTGCCGGGATCCCCGAGATGCTCAAGGCCGGCTACGACAAACGCATGGCCGTGGGCACGATCATGGTCTCCGGCATGACCGGAAACCTCATCCCACCCTCGATCCTCATGGTCATCTACGCTGGCATCGCCTCGGTGCCCGTGGGCCCAGCTCTCATGGCCGGCGCCCTGCCCGGAATACTGCTGGCGGTCTGCTTCGCCGTCTTCATCCTCGGCCTCGGTGTGGTCTTCCCCAAACTCGTCGGCCGCGGAGTCGAAGGAGTCGAGCGGACCTCGCCGACCTGGCGTCAGCGCTTCACCTCACTCGGCGGTATCTGGGGCTTCCCGGTCATCCTCGTCGTGCTCTTCGGCGGCATGTTCTCGGGCATCTTCACCCCCACCGAGGCCGGTGCCGCTGCCGCCCTGTGCTCGGTGCTGCTGTGCCTGTGGGAGAAACGCGGCGACGGACCGTGGAAGAAGGTTGCTGAATCGGCGCTCGCCACCGTCTCAGCCACCTCGGCGATCTTCTTCATCATGATCGGCGCGACGATGCTCACCAGCCTGCTGGCCATCACCGGGGTGGCACCCATCCTCACCGGCTTCATCACGGACCTGGGGCTCTCAACGCTCGGCTTCCTGCTCGTGCTGATCCTCCTCTACATCATCATGGGCATGTTCTTCGACACCATGTCCATGATGCTGCTGACCATCCCGATCCTGCTGCCGACGCTGGAGACGATGGGCGTCAGCCCCCTCTGGTTCGGTGTCTTCGTCGTCCTGCTGGGGGAGTTCGGCATGGTCACCCCGCCGGTCGGCATCATTCCCTACATCATCCACAGCATCGTCAAGGACAAGGCCGTCAACGTCGGCACGACGATCACTCTGCGCGACATCTTCATCTCGCTGCTGTGGTTCCTGCCCGTCGCCGTCGTCTTCCTCATCCTCCTAGTC
- a CDS encoding TRAP transporter small permease, with amino-acid sequence MLAFTKTLNKWLTIVTAAAVIIMMLHIVIHALTRSLFDAPIYGTNEIVEYWYLPIVALLGIPAAQLQKEHITVTMVTERASKATASVFKIFACILGALVSLSFAWFGLMKALENMAIGSTADVSDVITWPVYFLVPIVFVLLAALYILDAVLIARTGEPELDLATGRPAEHDAEDRTY; translated from the coding sequence ATGCTGGCATTCACCAAGACCCTCAACAAGTGGCTGACAATAGTCACTGCCGCAGCGGTCATCATCATGATGCTCCACATCGTCATCCACGCACTCACCCGTTCCCTCTTCGACGCCCCGATCTACGGCACCAACGAGATCGTCGAGTACTGGTATCTGCCGATCGTGGCACTGTTGGGGATTCCCGCTGCTCAGCTGCAGAAGGAACACATCACTGTCACCATGGTCACCGAACGCGCAAGCAAAGCAACCGCCTCGGTGTTCAAGATCTTCGCCTGCATCCTCGGTGCGCTGGTCTCGCTCAGCTTCGCCTGGTTCGGTCTCATGAAGGCACTGGAGAACATGGCGATCGGCTCGACCGCCGACGTCTCCGATGTCATCACCTGGCCGGTCTACTTCCTCGTCCCGATCGTTTTCGTTCTCCTGGCCGCGCTCTACATCCTCGATGCCGTCCTCATCGCCCGGACTGGTGAGCCCGAACTCGACCTTGCCACTGGCAGACCCGCCGAACACGATGCCGAAGACAGAACCTACTGA